Proteins co-encoded in one Legionella lytica genomic window:
- a CDS encoding LexA family protein, with protein sequence MSRRGGARAGSGRPKGEPTKTVRVPLSLVAQVERLKEGSNYQLPVFSSKVQAGFPSPADDYIEGYLDLNTQFIHNPSSTFVLQATGDSMIEAGIFSGAYLVVDRSITPTDGRIVIAAVNGELTVKRLAQRGGRVQLLPANPQFQPIDITEDSEMVIWGVVTLVLHEPL encoded by the coding sequence ATGTCACGACGTGGTGGAGCAAGAGCGGGATCTGGCCGCCCAAAAGGTGAGCCAACAAAAACAGTTCGCGTGCCTTTGTCTTTGGTTGCTCAAGTGGAGCGATTGAAAGAAGGGTCTAATTATCAACTACCGGTGTTTTCAAGTAAAGTCCAAGCAGGTTTTCCATCGCCTGCGGATGATTACATTGAGGGGTATTTGGACTTGAATACCCAGTTTATTCATAATCCGTCGTCTACTTTTGTACTGCAAGCGACTGGGGATTCGATGATTGAGGCGGGAATTTTTTCCGGTGCCTACCTTGTTGTAGACCGTAGTATTACACCGACGGATGGGCGAATTGTGATTGCTGCAGTCAATGGTGAGCTCACTGTGAAGCGACTCGCACAACGAGGAGGGCGGGTGCAGTTGTTGCCTGCTAATCCACAGTTTCAACCCATTGATATTACAGAGGACAGTGAGATGGTCATTTGGGGTGTGGTTACCCTAGTTTTGCACGAGCCCTTATAA